The following are encoded together in the Lathyrus oleraceus cultivar Zhongwan6 chromosome 3, CAAS_Psat_ZW6_1.0, whole genome shotgun sequence genome:
- the LOC127127714 gene encoding protein root UVB sensitive 4, protein MPLSLQKPTNFTHPVSWNLLRNNPTSKRSKPNYKNLKFKRVQVFSSLRTSLDCVSSDGGVEKGLQPIRLPFVVRSPTKVTRFFWNGGCLELVVVDGGSGCSDEDGLVRVVGSVVRDFFIPRDVTENYMDYVKWKLIHRVFSSALQVLATQAMFTAIGVGYSSSLPSAAALNWVLKDGLGRLSRCIYTASLASAFDTNLKRVRFATSVLFVGSIGLELLTPAFPRLFLLLATIANIAKQISLACYLATRSAVHQSFAKADNLGEISAKAQIQTVCFDILGLMLAALVNMWLARPQTGLHFFVYPFFASMDLFGIYQGLKHVHLQTLTKDRLEIILSTWIENGYVPSPAEVSEKEVIDFLGVKGKSLWPIRIGCINPKDEIPQWSMKTIQSITDEDYYFVCTEISKGLKRTRQHRILLSIREGAEAVHIITGLLQACYMRRGLANNISNSALEEWPVIVEDCKRYAENDIGNLIEQMVGMGWVVKNILLSKEEQGRYSFVCE, encoded by the exons ATGCCATTATCTCTTCAAAAACCCACCAATTTTACTCACCCCGTATCATGGAACCTTCTCAGAAACAACCCCACATCAAAACGATCAAAACCCAATTATAAAAATCTGAAATTTAAAAGAGTTCAAGTTTTTTCATCTCTTAGAACCTCTCTTGACTGTGTCTCTTCTGATGGAGGTGTTGAGAAAGGTTTGCAGCCGATTCGGTTGCCCTTTGTGGTTAGGAGTCCCACCAAAGTCACTAGATTCTTCTGGAATGGTGGCTGCTTGGAGTTAGTTGTTGTTGATGGTGGTTCTGGTTGTTCTGATGAGGATGGATTGGTGAGGGTGGTTGGTTCTGTTGTTAGGGACTTTTTTATTCCGAGAGATGTTACTGAGAATTATATGGATTATGTGAAGTGGAAGCTGATTCATCGTGTTTTCAGTTCTGCACTTCAAGTTCTTGCTACTCAG GCAATGTTTACAGCCATAGGAGTTGGATACTCCAGTTCTCTTCCATCAGCTGCTGCCCTTAATTGGGTCTTAAAAGACGGTCTTGGACGATTAAGCCGATGCATATACACTGCTAGCCTAGCTTCTGCTTTTGATACTAATTTAAAG AGGGTCAGGTTCGCCACATCTGTTCTTTTTGTTGGAAGTATTGGACTTGAGTTACTCACTCCTGCGTTTCCTCGATTATTCCTGCTGCTTGCAACTATTGCCAATATTGCTAAACAAATAAGCCTGGCATGCTACTTAGCAACTCGG TCAGCTGTTCATCAAAGTTTTGCAAAAGCAGACAACCTTGGAGAAATTTCTGCCAAGGCACAG ATTCAGACAGTGTGCTTTGACATCCTTGGTCTCATGCTTGCTGCCCTGGTTAACATGTGGCTTGCAAGACCACAGACAGGTCTCCATTTCTTTGTTTATCCCTTTTTTGCATCTATGGACCTTTTCGGGATTTACCAAGGACTAAAGCATGTCCATCTGCAAACCTTGACTAAG GATAGGCTTGAAATCATTCTAAGCACTTGGATTGAGAACGGGTACGTGCCTTCACCGGCGGAGGTGAGCGAGAAAGAAGTAATTGACTTTTTGGGAGTTAAAG GTAAAAGCTTGTGGCCGATTAGAATAGGGTGCATAAATCCCAAGGATGAAATACCACAGTGGTCAATGAAGACGATACAAAGCATAACCGACGAGGATTATTACTTTGTATGCACCGAGATCTCCAAAGGATTAAAAAGAACACGACAG CATCGTATTCTTCTTTCCATCCGTGAAGGAGCCGAGGCAGTGCATATAATCACGGGTTTGTTGCAG GCATGCTACATGAGAAGGGGTCTCGCGAACAACATATCAAACTCAGCACTTGAGGAGTGGCCTGTAATTGTTGAGGATTGCAAGAGATATGCAGAAAATGATATAGGTAATTTGATTGAACAAATGGTGGGAATGGGTTGGGTGGTGAAGAACATTTTATTGTCAAAGGAAGAGCAGGGTAGATACAGTTTTGTGTGTGAATAA